GGTATTCGAGCAATGAAGTCAAAGGACGGCCACTTCAGATACTTTACCGCGACTGTGGAGATAATGAAACTTTCAGACAGATCTTCGATATTCTTGGACAGGAAGAAAGTTGGACAGGTCGCATGGAAAACATTCGCAAGGATGGTCAAAGTTTCCGATGCGAAAAGACCATTTCTGTTATCCGGGGAAAAGGCGGAGTCATCCGGGGGTATGTAGGAATCTGGCGTGATGTGACCGAAGTGGAAAATTTGGAACGGCAGCTTATACAAGCCCAAAAGATGGAGGCTCTCGCTACGTTGGCAGGAGGTATTGCCCATGATTTCAATAATATTCTTGGGCCTATTATTCTCTATTCCCAACTCGGAATCTCGCAACATAGCGAAGGCAATCCATCTTACGAGTTTTTTGAGCAAATACTGAACGCCGCGCATCGCGCTCAGAAGTTGGTCGATCAACTCCTGCAACTTGGCCGTAAAAATGCCTCCGAAACGCCTATTGTTTTTCGTGTCCACCATATTGTCAAAGAGTGCCTCAAGCTCTTGCGTCCAAGCCTGCCCGTGTCCATTCATTGTGTTCTCGATTTAGCTGTTAAGGATGGCTATGTGCTGGCTGAACCGGCCCATATTCATCAGGTCATCATGAACCTGTGCACCAACGCAATTCAGGCCATGCGCAAGACCGGCGGAACGCTGACAATAAGGTTGGATGCTCTCAGCATTGAATCAGTTAGGAATCAAAATTCATTTCCAGTCAAGCCAGGAAAATATCTCCATCTGACGGTAAGCGACACCGGGCACGGTATTCCAGTGAAAATCATAAATAAGATCTTCGATCCTTTTTTTACCACCCGTTCCAACAGTCAGGGAACCGGCCTAGGGTTGGCAGTGGCGAATAACATCGTCACCCGACTCGGCGGGGCCATTGTGGCAAACAGTTCTTCTGGACATGGAGCAACCTTCGATGTTCTCCTACCGAGACTCGACAATCCGGTCGCTCAGATCGAACAGCGATGTGCACATCTGGAACAGGGTGAAAACGAACGTATTTTGCTTGTAGACTACGATCCGTGCGTCATCGACAGCATCAGGCTGGCTCTTGAATGCTTGGGATACCAAGTAACCGCCTGCCTTCACGGGAAAGAGGCTTTATATATTTTCGACTCCGATCCCACAGAAATTGACTTGGGGCTCATTAACATGACTTTGCCGGAGATAAGCATAGAAGGATTGACAGCGAGCTTGCTAGAACGTCGTCCTACATGGCCGATTGTTTTCTTTTCCCGAAATCAGGAGATCATGTCCACGCAAAGACTCGAAGCTCTTGGGGCTCGGGCCTTCTTGGCGGAGCCCTTTCATTTGGAACAACTCGCTCAAACCATCAAAATGGGGCTTGCCTCAAAAGAGCATTGAGCAGATAGTTTGCCATGGCCAGTATACTCATCATTGACGACGAACTTCCCCTGTGCAATGCGCTCAAAATGGCTATACAGGACATGGGCCATAACGCCGATATAGCGACGACACTTGATGAAGGAATAGCCAAAGCGCAGGCCGGTGACTTCAGTGTTGCTATCTTAGACATCTGGTTTCCTCAAGGAAACGGCTTGAATGCCATGCCTCAGATAATTCAGTCAGCGAGCAATCCCGAGGTCATCGTCCTGACAACGTCCAATAATCCTGACGATGCAGAAACGGCCATCCGTCAAGGTGCCTGGAGCTACATTCCTAAACCTCCGACTCTGGAAAAAATCAAGATTCCGGTACAGCGAGCCGTGGAATACCATGCTCGCAAGATGGTCCGGCGCCCCCATGCCACCTTTAAGCGCGAATGTATCATAGGAAATGGCCTGGCCATGCTGGCTTGTCTGGAGATCGCTGTCCAAGCCGCCGGCAGCGATGCCAACGTTTTGATCACCGGAGAAACGGGTACAGGCAAGGAGTTGTTTGCCAGAGCCATCCACGCCAATAGCGAACGAACTGCCAAACCTTTCGTGGTTGTGGACTGTGCAGCGTTACCCGCCACTCTGGCTGAAAGCGTGCTCTTTGGCCACGAAAAAGGCTCTTTCACCAGCGCAGATCGCAAATATGAAGGACTTATTCATCAGGCCGATGGCGGAACGCTTTTTCTCGATGAGGTGGGGGAACTTCCCATAATGGTACAGAAAGCCTTTCTCCGGGTTCTTCAGGATCATCGATTTCGACCGGTGGGTGGAGCGAAGGAACTTCATAGTAATTTCAGGCTCATAGCGGCCACCAATCGTGATCTGGAACATATGGCCGGAATCTTTGCTTTTCGAACCGATCTACTCTTCCGTCTGCGCACCATCTGTCTGGAACTACCGCCGCTACGCGATCGCCCCGAAGACATCAAAGACTTATGCGACCACTTCATGAATGAGTATTGCGCAGGACGAGAGACTCCGCGCAAAGGCTTTTCACCGGAATTTCAGGATGCCCTGCTCGAATACAATTGGCCAGGGAATGTACGTGAACTCTTTCACGCGTTGGAAAGCGCCGTGCTGGCCGCTCGGGACGAGCCATGCCTCTACCATCGACATCTGCCCGTGAATATACGGGTCCAAATCGCTCGCAATTCTTTAAGTAATCAGAATTTGCCCAAACAAAATCATGGGATGCTTAAGCTTGACGCAAAACATTTTCCACCCCTCAAAGACTTCCGTCATGACTTGCTTCAACAATCCGAAGCCCACTACCTTCGAGAATTAGTCCTCGTGAGTGGAAGAAAGATGGATCGAGCCTGTGAACTCTCTGGTCTATCGAAACCGCGACTCTACGCTCTATTCAAAGAATACGATATTAAGCTATGATTGACGACGAACAATACCACTCTCCCCCAGGAGCTGGTCACTTTTGCCCTTCTTTGTTTATTAGCAAATCAATACCTCCTTCTTCTTTAGCTGATTGGTAACGATAGAAGGTATCGCGAGAAAATCACATTAGCTTGCACGCTCTGGAAACGTTTCCAAACTCTTCTGCCAAATTGAGAAGGCCTATCTTGTTTTTTATGATGTTCTGGTCGAAACTGAACATGAGGTTCTCCTTTGAGTATGTGCTCAGTTTGATGGTTGGGACCAATCCATCAAAAGGGAGAACCTCTTCATTTTCAAGAGAAATTGTCAGATTAAGTCGTGACGACTACAGAAAAACCGCCCTCCGGCTATTTTTCCAGTACGCATACGACATTCTTCATTGTGTTCGAAACAACTCCGTGAAATCGAAGATCTTTATGAGAGAATTTGTTTTTTCAAAAAGCACTCCGCTGCCCAACGTTAATCTGAAAACTCACTTTCGTCAGCGGATGAACATCCTGGCCAGATCTTCCTTTGCCGATTCAAGGTTCTCAAACACCTTTCGGTAATCAACGTGCATGGGCTTTACGTCGAGATGTCCGTAGCATTCAGACGGTTGCGCAATCTCTCGTAATGGAATGTGGCTCCAGCCGAGACGCACCAACTCAGCTTCCGTCTCGGGGCTCACCAGGTAGTCGATCAGCTTTCTGCCCTGCTCCGGGTGCGGCGCGCCTTTGATCAAGGCTACAGTGTTCGTAATCACCAGAGTTCCCGTATCATCCTGATCCGGAAACACCACTTTGACAGAGGCACCTTTTTTCATGGCGACGCAGGCGTCGTCAGTGTCCGTGATTCCCCACTGCAATCGCCCCTGAACGACAAGGTCGCGGATCACGGAGTTGCCATCCACCATGCGCACACCGCGCCCACGCACATCTTCAAACCATTGGCGAGCCTGTTGCGGACCATGCAGGGCGTAAAGCGCCGCGGCATGCGTCGCTGACGTGCCGAATATGGGGTAGGCCATGCCGAGCATCTCCCCAGGATAGTTTGGGGAAAGCAGATCATCCACTGAATCGGGGAAATTGTCTTCAGAGACCAAGTCCGTGTTGACGATGAGCACCCTGGCCCTGCCGGCGAAGCCAGTCCAAAAACCTTGCGGGTCACGAAATTGCGCCGGAATGTCACGCGCCAGGGGAGATGCGTAGGGCTGCAGCACCCCCTTTTCCTGAAGCAGCAAAGTATGGGAGAACTCCCCGCTCCAAAAAACATCCGCACGTGGCCTGCCTTTCTCCGCAATGAGGCGCATGACCAAGCCCGTGGTTTTGGCCGCTTCCACGTCATAGATCGGTAACACTTCGATGCCGCTCTCCCGCTCGAACTTTCGAAGAACCGGCTCGGCATAGACCTGATCCACGGATGTGTAGACCACAACCTGTTGTTTTTCCGCTCGCGCGCGTACGACAAAAAGACAAGCAACTCCGAGCAGTATGAAAAAGATGGTTTGCAGTATTGGAAGAGAATTCTTGCAGTATAGCGCCTTCATACATTTCACCTCCTCTTGAATATCGCAAACCGGGACGCTTCGAACACCTGTATCGCATACATCCTCTACAAATTGCCACGACGCAACAAAGAAACATCCCCACAAAAAAACGAAAATCATTGCTCATGATAAAAAACTAGAGTATAAAATATAAGGTGTCAAATTCGACTGACGTCACCACAAACACAAAGAGTTCAGCTCGTTTCAGTGAGAGGGGCGGATATGTCTTCTGGTCCGCGCAATGCTTTTACTGATGTTTTTCGCAAAACATCTCTGCTGCGTCACGCGTTTGTTGCCAGCGTCCTTACAATGGCCGCCGTATTCATGGCCGGCCCCACTCTTATCGCGTCAGGCGCTGTGTTTAAAGCGTTGCTGCAATCCCCGGAGAAAACGCTCGCCACAATTTTCCTCTTGAGCAACCCGCTCCGGAAAGTCTTGTCGGACAGTGTGCTCTTAGCCGCGGCAACGGCACTGAGTGCCCTGCTGCTCGGCCTGCTGCTTACGGCGGCTACATGGCGGGCTCGGGCGCACTGGCCCGGCAAGTTGCGCTGGGTCCTCCTGGCCCTGCTCGCAGTTCCCTCGTATGTACACGCTCTTGCCTGGAACGCTTTTATGCATCGCTGCAACCTAATGTTGGCACAGTGGGGGCTGCCCGGGCTACCGGAGCAGGGATGGACCGTGGCTTGGTTGGTGCAGACCATGACACTTGTACCCCTTGCGACGGGAGGCTGCATGCTCGGTTTGGAACTTGTCGATGCCCGTCTCGTGAGCGCGGCGCGTCCTCTGCGTAGCGATCTAGCGGTGTTTGCCACAGTGGTGCTGCCCACGGCGGCTCCCATTCTTCTCGCGACGGGGACGTTGTTGTTTCTGCTGAGCGTGGAAGACTACGGCGTGCCGTCGCTGTTCCAGGTCCCGGTCTACGCCATGCATATCTTCGCAGTGTATAGCACCAGGGCCGACGCAGGGCAGGCTTTTCTGGCCGCCATGCCGCTGCTGGGGGTAACCGCCGTAGCACTGCTCGCCGGGTGGCGGGCTTTGCGGCGTTTGCACTCCATCCCGGCGCCCAGGGAAAATGTTTGGTCCACAAGACCGGTCTGGCCATTTTGGTTCAACGCCCTGCTCTGTTTCGCCATAGGAGCGGGAGTGCTGCAGCTACTGGTGCCCGCGTTCGAGCTTACGGCAGCTACGGGTTCGTGGTCCGCCTTCAGCTCCAGCGTGTTGCTGGCCGAACGTGAAATTATGTTCTCCTTCAGGACATCGCTGCTTGCAGCGCTTTTCTCACTGCCACTGGCCTGGTCCGTCGCGGGCATGATGCGCGGAAAACACCTGTTCGGTGGACTGGCGGGCATACTGTCCTGGACTCTGTTGTTGCTGTGTCTGGCAACGCCCGCGCCCCTTGCGGGAGTGGGACTCATCGCCATCTGGAATTCAGCCTGGTTGCATCCTATATACGACAGCTCACTCATGCCCGTCTTGGCATCAATGACACGCTACGCGCCCTTGGCTACCTTGATTTTTCTAGCACACGACGAACAAGCCGCGACGAAATTACTGCAAGCGGCCCGCGTGTTTCAACGCGACGGTTGGCAGACGCTGTGGCGCATTCGTCTGCCCCTGGCCCTGCCGCTTATGCTGGCGGCAGGAGGACTGGTGTTCGCCTTGTCCCTCGGGGAATTGGGGGCGACGCTCCTCGTTGCCCCTCCGGGCAAGGCCACCCTGACCATGCGCATTTACAACTACCTGCATTACGGCAGCAGCGAAACCGTCTCCGGATTGAGTCTACTGATAGCAACAATATCGGGATTCATGGGTTTTTGTACACTGACAGCACTACGCCGCATCCAGTTCTACGGACAGGCAAGAAGAAGGCAATAAACGCCAAAGGAGAGAACTTGGGAGATTCACTCATTCCTCGCATCATTTTAGGCCTGCTGCTTGTGGGCGTCATTTTTCTGGTGCGGTATTTTCTTGCCAGACACCGCCGCTCATTGGTGGAACAAGGCTACTACGACCAGGCGCATATTCAGGCGCCCCCGACTAAAGGGCCCTGCGCCTCCCCCCCCATGACAGTACCTGCCGAAACTGCGGCGCGCCCCTCCCCCCGGACGCAGCCTTTTGTGAGCAGTGCGGCGCGGCCGTAGCGGTCAGGCAAACGTCCGTATCGTCGACCTGCCCCACTTGCGGCGCGATATTGGCTGACGGCGAGGCTTTTTGCAGCGAATGCGGGACCAAATGCAAATAACAAAGGCATATTATGAGCAAACAACAAGCCTTTTTCGAAAAACTCTCAGTCTATCTGCACCCCGGAGAACAGTTGCTTGACACGGGGTATGCGGAGGAAACCTCACATGACTTGGCCCGCATAGTCCTTGCCGGCCTGGCTCCCACATCAGCCAGCAAATTCGTGGTGGGGCTGACTCACAATCGCCTGATGTTGCTGTTGGACAACCTGGCCACCAAAGTAGTCAAGCCCAAGGACACGGACAATATTTTCATCCATGATATCGCGCACATAGAAATCACCCCCAAACGTGGCTCAACGAAAGCCTCATTCATTTTGCGCAACGGAAAAAAACGTAGTTTTCTTTTTTATAATTATTCAGGTGGCGACAGGAACGAGCAGCAGAACCTGTTGGGCAAACTGCAAGGAATGTTACAGGAGGGAACTCAAGCGCAACAACCAGCACCGCCTCTACCCAGGCAGCCCAACACGCTCGGAGGAGCCGGACAATCGGCGCCGGAACCGCCCGCGTATCACCGTGCCCAAGCGTCAGCTCTGCCACAGCCATGCCCCGGTAATCCCCCCAGAGCATGTCCAGCCTGCGGGCAGCAATGCGCACCTGACGACAAATTTTGCGAGATGTGCGGAGCCCCTCTTCAGAAGGCAAAGCCCAGATTTTGTCCGCAATGTGGTAGGGAAACGCGCCCTGGTGCGAAGTTTTGCGGCGGCTGCGGCTTTGCCCTACAGCGATGATCGACGACATGTTGCGCTTGCAAGGCTTAAGCAAACAGTTTGGCAAAGAATTGGTGTTGAAGGACATCTCCCTTGAGCTCCGCGAGGGGGAACGACTGAGACTGTCGGGGCCTTCCGGCAGCGGCAAAAGCACGTTGCTGCTCTGCATTGCCGGCCTGCTGGAACCTGATGCCGGAGAGATTTTTATGGATAATAACCCCGTCACCCCACAAAGCTTGCCTCCGCATCGCCGAGGTATCGGCCTTGCGCTGCAGGACCCGACCCTTTGGCCACACATGACCGTCGCAGGCAATGCGGGCTATGGCGTACATGGCCTGACAAAACGTCAGCGAGCAGCTCGCGTCGCCGAACTGCTCGACGACCTGGGGCTGGAGGGCATGCAAAAAAGCAGACCGCACCAACTCTCCGGTGGAGAAGCCAGGCGTGTTGCCCTTGCCAGATGCCTCGCGCCCAAACCGCGCCTGCTGCTCATGGACGAGCCCCTGGTGAACCTGGACCCGCAAACCAAAGAGCGCGCCCTCGCCTGCATCCGAAAACAACTGAAACAAACCGGAGCAAGTATGATATTTGTCAGCCACGATCCAGACAATTCGCATGGGCTGTGCAACAGGCAGGCCGTCCTGCGTCAAGGCGAGTTGACAGGAGGGGAGGCGCTTCCATGACGCGGACTTATCGGATGGGAATCTTGCTCATCCTTTACGCCGTACTGCTCGTCGGTTGCAACCCGGCGGACAAAAAAACTCTTCCGCAAGGTTGGATGCGCATCGTCCCTCCCGAGGACGTCAACGCGCTGGCCGAGCAGGGGGAGTATATCTGGGCAGGCGGACGAGATGGGCTCTTTCTCGTGCGCAGGGAATCCGGAGAGCTCATGGAGCTTCCCGCATGTATTCCCAAGCTCGCCTATGTTCGCGACCTGCTTGTGGACGCGGACAACATTTTGCATGTGGCGCATGCCGGGGGCCTCGGCAGCTTCGACGGCGCGGCGTGGTCCGACGATACCACACGACTGGGCCTCCCCCCTGGGCCGGCGACGGCTTTGTACCAGTCCCCGGAAAAATCCGATGGTGCGCTCTGGGTCGGCAACGAAATGGGCGTATGCAGTGTTCAGGGACAAGAAATACGCTGCCTCGGCCGAAAGGACGGGCTCGGCCTCGATTCCGTGGACGCTATGCTCATGGACTACGCAGGGCGCATGTGGTTCGCCTCAGCCTCGCAAATCAGAGGCGGGCTCAGCATGTACGACGGCAGAGCCTGGCACCACTTTCATGTGGAAGAAGGCCTGCCCCACAACCGCGTCAATGCGTTGCTTCTCGACAATGCAGGTGCGCTGCACGTGGCCACAGGCTTTGCGGAAAACGGCGGAGCATGTACATTACGAGACAAAACATGGAGCGCCTTGAGGCAGGACGACGGTCTTGCCGGAGCGGTTGTCCGTTCCTTGTACCAGGACAAACAAGGGCGTATGTATTATGGTTCGGAATTCAATGGCATGGCCGTGTTTATGGGAGACAAGCATCTGATCCTGCGGCCTGAGAATGGCTTGGTGGGGGCCGAGGTGAAAGAGATGTTGCAAGACGCGCAAGGCGCTCTTTGGCTTGCCACGAACAAGGGATTGAACAAGGTTCACGATCCCGCGGACCTTGAGTTGTGAGCAGAGGAGGTAATCATGGAGCCTCGTGAACTTCCTGTACATCTGAAATCATTACGCATGCAGCTCAACAATGGGCGGCTTACGCCACAAGCCTTTGACCATGCCTGTGCCCAATTGCGCACCCAGGACCGGATGGGAAACTGGTGGACGGTCGATCCTGACTCCGGAGCCCTGCTGCGCTACGACCAGAGAGTCGGCCAATGGCTGCACGACACGCCTGCCTCCAAGAGCCAAGCGCCAGCTCAGCCACCGATGAGGGGCGAAATGCAGCCGCCAAGCTCCCCACTCGTCAAGATCCTTCAGACCGCAAACACAGAGCGCACAGGACTTGTGGGCGCGGCAATGGTCCTGATCCTTGGCGCGGCGCTTTCCTGGTTTCTCTATCCCTACCTGGGGCTCATCCCCAAATGGCTCAGCGGTTTGGCCCCTGAGGTCAGGTGCACCATGTTCAAACCCAACACGAGCCCAATGTACTTCTGCTCCGGCGCTGCGGCATTGTCGGTGCTTTCCGGCCCCATCATCGTCATGGTAGGCATCTTTCTTCTGCGCAAGCAGATAACGGCCCTCTTGTCGCATGTCACACCATTTGTCCCCACGACATTCCGCTTTCTGCTCCCCCCCGCAGTTGCCTGCCTTTTGTTCACTATTCTCTGGGCCGGGGCGCACTACGATACTGTGCTCTCCTCGAACTCCAACGTAGGCAACGTCGTCGGTCTGGTGCATCAGCGTTTGTTCCCGGCCTTCGTCGCGCTGTTCACCTACGCAGTCGCACGCTATGGGCCGCTGTTGCAATTGTATATTCCGGTGTTTTTCGATCTGCGAGATAAAATCCACAAGCATGTTCGCTTTGTTATCGTGCTCGTCTTTCCCATGCTCTATTCACTCATCAACAACATGAATCTGAACGACGGGCGCATCTACAAAACCGCGCTGGAAGAACAAAAAGTGGTTGTCATGGCCATGCTGCTGGGGTTCCTGCTGCTGGCGCCCCGCAATGGCAAAACCGGCATGAAAGATTAGGGCTGCCGCATAAGAATGTGGAGTGATTGTGAACGCCATATTTTTAACTATCGTTATCCGATACTATTGAGAGGTGCCCTGAATTTCCGCTAACAGACCGGGATACTTTTTTAAAACTAGGCTAACACTATGATGCGATTTTCTTTGCATGAGATTTCGCAGGCCCTGGCTCTGCGCTCCCCCCTGGTTCTAATGTTGTTCTTTTTCAGCATGATGGGGGCGGCGCTGATTATGGGAGTTGCCGGCCCCATGCCCGCGGACTACGCTCTGACCCTTGGTGTCATGCCCGGGGCCGTACTGCTTGCCGCAACAATTCTGCATTTTCGCGATTCACGAGACGACGTGATCATCATGACAAAACGCCGCTTCTGGGTTTCACTCGTCTCCGGGCTTGTCTGGGGGCTGACCGCAAGCCTGGTTTATGACTTATACAAACCGCTGGTAATACTAATCCTCGGTTTGCAATTCGATCCCTATCGCGCCATGCCGCACTTCGGCCATGCCATGACCGGCCTCCCCCCTTCGTCTTATGGCAGCCTGCTGGCGGGGTGGTTCTATCACTACTGGATAGGCATGATGCTGGGGATGATCTTTGCTTTAATGCGCCCCCAAGGGGGTATTCCATGGGCAATACTTTTCGTGCTGGTGCTGCAGGCCGTGCGTCTGGCAGTCTATCCTAACGTGCTGCGCCTAAGCCTGGAAGATCCTGAGTTCATAGCCAACGGCATTGTAGGCCTGGCGTTGTGGGGTGGTATCCTTGGTTTCGGTATTAAAAGGTGGGGGACATCTCATGCGTAGATCCCGACTGGCGATAATCATCGCGACAATGGTAGTAGTCCTTTTCTGCTGCGGAATGGCTTTGGCCCATGACTGCTCCAGTCCCTCGGACTGCGAACAGACGCCCGGCTACAACGCATTTTTGGCCGTTGTCGGCGGCGCAATGGCCGTATTGGCCGCATTGCTGGGTACGCTCTTCGGAGGGGCCTCAGGAACAACGCCCCCCCTCGGCCCGTTTGTCGCTTCTACTCCTCCGAGTGGACCGCAAGCGGACCAACCGCCCCCGCAACAGCCCGTCGAATTCGAGAAAGCCCCCATTATCGCGGGAGAAGAGGCCATTCCTCTGCAAGATGTTATCGATACGTCCATACTGCCGCCAGAAGTCTATATCAATTGGGACGAATTCGATGAAAAGAATCTGACCCCGGAAGAAGCCGAATGGCTGCGCAATTGGTGGAGCAGAGGCGCCGATCAGGAGACCGGGACACAGGAAACCGGAACAGAACCGGAAGCTGAAGCGGAGCAAGAGGTCACGGGAGGCGGCTCTTCCAGCACCATCCTCGACGGAGACGAGGCCCTGAAATATCTGCTGGACAACAGGCTGGTAGAAGAAGTGGGCCGCGATGCTACCGGTAAGCCCATCTATCGCGCCAATCCCGAACTCAATTTCCCCGACGGACCATTCCACGGCGGCGCGTACCGTGTTGATCCGGAAACTGGCCTGCTCAATACAGACCAGGTCGTAATCATCGTAGACAATCCCGCAACGGCCGATGCCGGCGGACAGCAGACCCAGCCACCCAAAGCTGAATCAGAGCAACCTCCCAGCCCCGAGCCAGAACCAGAACCGGAACCCGAAGACGAGCCCGAGGAAGAGTCTAAACCCGAGCCGAAAAAAAATCCCAAAACGCCTCCCATAATCGGGCCGGAACCTGAGCCAGTGGAAGAGGTGAACATCAACGAAATATTTGAAAACCTGGACCGCCTCGTCAACACCGCCCAGGACAAGCTGGATACCGCATCCAGAGGGGTCAAGGAGTTGGAAATGATGGCCAATGTCCTGCAGCAATACCTTGCCGACAGGGAAGCCGCTTCCGCGGAATTCAAGGAAAACGTGGTGTACGGCATCAAATATACGGCGGATTTCGCCATCAACGTCCTCAGTGTGTTCGGCGGCAATGGGGTCAAATATGTTTACCAAGGCGCCACGTCGGGTATCGAGGCCTATCAAGAAACCGGCAGCGTCAGTCAAGCTCTTGGAAAAGGTGCGCTTACCTCCACGTTGTCGTTTATCGGCGACAAGACATTAAACGCCCTTAGCTCAACCCAGACCACAGACTGCTCCAATATCCCACTCTCGGACATTTGGTATGAAATGCAGAAGATGGGCCTGAAAAAAGTGGGTGGTCATACGGCATGGGAATACAGCAAGGGCTTTGGCGTCGATGGCATTTGGAAAGGAGGCGAGTATATGTATAAAGCGTACGGCCCTAAATAACGCCAAGCTTTATTTCAGCAATTTTGACAGAGGGAAATCTCTTCTCAGAAAGAGGAAAAGATATGAACCAAACAATTGACGTCCCAATAAGCTCGGAAGAACTTCTCTCCATCGCCAAGCGGATGAACGCAACCTACAGCGATCTCTCCCCTTTTGCCCTGATCAAGGCAGGCGCGGGGAACGCCCCGACAAAGGAAATCAACAACCCGGAGCTGATCTCGAATCAAGAGGAGCTGCTCCCCGACGTGGCGCAACTTCTCAATCTGCTGACCGGTACTCAGGCCATGGGCGCGGTCACCTATGCCTGCGACCTCATCGCCCTGCATGCCTCGGCTTTTCACGTCCGAAAAGGAGAAAAAGTCAAGGTCGCCGCGTTGATGGACACCGGCAAGGGACAACGACTGCATTATCCGCCGGATTTCGATAATTTCTTCCGGACCATGGAGCAATTCTGGCCCTTGACAGTGGTTAAGCGCTGTGGCCTGGACCAGGACTTCCCACCTGCTGAGGCCCAGCTCCTGCTGGCATGTGTGGACGCAACCAGACGTCACTACTTCCAGGCCCTTGCCAACGGCCAGGATATCGTCGCAACTCCGCAACTCACGTTCCAGGACATCATGGCAGCGGCCAACGCGTCCCTTGATGGCGTGCACTTGCTCGCACCGCATGTCACAAACAGCCTGAATCTCTCCCCGCTCGGCGAGGCCGACGCTCAAACGGGCTTGGAGGCATTAATGCAAAAGGGGCTGCTACGCTTCTCCAACAGTATGTTCGAAATCGGCAAAGAAGCCCAAAAAATAGCGGTCGCCCTGATACTGCCGGAGGGACATTTGAACGCCCTGGCGGCTTGCCACGACGACAACGGCAATATCCTGAAGACCTCAGTCTTTGCCGTACAAGGTCGAGCGGGCGCGGCGCTCATGTTCTCCGGAGACGATGATTCCGTGAAAATCACTGGTCTGTCCCCAGCGCAACTGTTCGAACTTGCCGCAACCCTGGTCATGCAGCCGTATGATATTCTACGCCTGAAGCGTGTGGAAGCCACCCCGGAAACTCCAGAAGCGGGCAAGACAAGCAAGTTCTGTCCCGCATGCGGGGCTAAGCACAAGCCCGAAGCCAAGTTCTGCAGCGAATGCGGCAAACCTTTAGCCTGACACTTTTTTCCAATGTCACTGAACAAAAAAATTGTTGCATTGCGGTTGATGAATTGATTGCGAGATAATTTCAGCTTTTCGAGGTGGATCATGACCCGTTCCGCGCAGACGCAAACCTGCAGCACATGCCATGCAGTCAATGTGGGCGGCCAAAGTTTTTGTCTACTATGCAAGGCCCCGCTCCCCCCTCTTTCTTTTGACGGGGCGCCGACCGTGCCATCCTGCCCTGCGTGCGGTAAGCGTTTGAAAAAGCCCAATGCCAAGTTCTGCCCCTCGTGCGGCG
The nucleotide sequence above comes from Desulfovibrio inopinatus DSM 10711. Encoded proteins:
- a CDS encoding ABC transporter ATP-binding protein → MLRLQGLSKQFGKELVLKDISLELREGERLRLSGPSGSGKSTLLLCIAGLLEPDAGEIFMDNNPVTPQSLPPHRRGIGLALQDPTLWPHMTVAGNAGYGVHGLTKRQRAARVAELLDDLGLEGMQKSRPHQLSGGEARRVALARCLAPKPRLLLMDEPLVNLDPQTKERALACIRKQLKQTGASMIFVSHDPDNSHGLCNRQAVLRQGELTGGEALP
- a CDS encoding zinc ribbon domain-containing protein, producing the protein MNQTIDVPISSEELLSIAKRMNATYSDLSPFALIKAGAGNAPTKEINNPELISNQEELLPDVAQLLNLLTGTQAMGAVTYACDLIALHASAFHVRKGEKVKVAALMDTGKGQRLHYPPDFDNFFRTMEQFWPLTVVKRCGLDQDFPPAEAQLLLACVDATRRHYFQALANGQDIVATPQLTFQDIMAAANASLDGVHLLAPHVTNSLNLSPLGEADAQTGLEALMQKGLLRFSNSMFEIGKEAQKIAVALILPEGHLNALAACHDDNGNILKTSVFAVQGRAGAALMFSGDDDSVKITGLSPAQLFELAATLVMQPYDILRLKRVEATPETPEAGKTSKFCPACGAKHKPEAKFCSECGKPLA
- a CDS encoding ligand-binding sensor domain-containing protein, with protein sequence MTRTYRMGILLILYAVLLVGCNPADKKTLPQGWMRIVPPEDVNALAEQGEYIWAGGRDGLFLVRRESGELMELPACIPKLAYVRDLLVDADNILHVAHAGGLGSFDGAAWSDDTTRLGLPPGPATALYQSPEKSDGALWVGNEMGVCSVQGQEIRCLGRKDGLGLDSVDAMLMDYAGRMWFASASQIRGGLSMYDGRAWHHFHVEEGLPHNRVNALLLDNAGALHVATGFAENGGACTLRDKTWSALRQDDGLAGAVVRSLYQDKQGRMYYGSEFNGMAVFMGDKHLILRPENGLVGAEVKEMLQDAQGALWLATNKGLNKVHDPADLEL